From Candidatus Hydrogenedentota bacterium, the proteins below share one genomic window:
- the nusG gene encoding transcription termination/antitermination protein NusG: MSEKDYIENESVSEEAASDDAPAVEEEEVFTLKEVPDDGIKRRWYVLQAHTGQEAAVKEMLLARAQQLSNPNFISNVFVPIEEVEVVRGGQKRISRHKCFPGYVLVQLPERPETQAELWHMIKDTPSVSGFIGGSRNAPSPLDDSEVQAIVEVVRGERERPKPKIDFDVGERVRITDGPFANFLGLIEEIDNERSIVKVIVEIFERQTSIEVEFWQIEQM; encoded by the coding sequence GAAGCAGCTTCCGACGATGCTCCTGCGGTAGAAGAAGAAGAAGTCTTTACGTTGAAGGAAGTGCCGGACGACGGGATCAAACGGCGCTGGTACGTGTTGCAGGCGCATACAGGGCAAGAAGCAGCCGTAAAAGAAATGCTCCTTGCGCGCGCCCAACAACTCTCTAATCCGAATTTTATATCCAATGTATTTGTGCCTATCGAAGAAGTGGAAGTGGTTCGCGGCGGACAAAAACGCATTTCCCGCCACAAATGCTTCCCCGGTTATGTGTTGGTACAGTTGCCTGAACGGCCTGAAACACAGGCTGAATTGTGGCACATGATCAAAGACACACCTAGTGTGAGCGGATTCATTGGTGGTTCGCGCAATGCCCCCTCTCCCCTCGATGACAGCGAAGTACAAGCTATTGTTGAAGTCGTCCGCGGAGAACGGGAACGTCCGAAACCCAAGATTGATTTTGATGTTGGCGAACGGGTTCGCATTACGGATGGACCTTTTGCTAACTTTCTTGGACTTATTGAAGAAATCGACAATGAACGATCCATTGTCAAAGTAATAGTTGAAATTTTTGAACGTCAGACGAGCATCGAAGTTGAGTTCTGGCAAATAGAACAAATGTAG
- the rplK gene encoding 50S ribosomal protein L11, which produces MAPPKKKKIKAQVKLQVKAGQANPAPPVGPALGQHGVNIMDFCNQFNERTREQQGLVIPVIITIYEDRSFSFETKTPPAGVLLKRAAKLAKASAEPNKTKVGSVTDAQIEEIATLKMQDLNAASLETAKSMVRGSARSMGITIDTKS; this is translated from the coding sequence ATGGCCCCCCCAAAAAAGAAAAAAATAAAAGCCCAGGTAAAATTACAGGTCAAAGCAGGACAAGCGAATCCTGCGCCGCCTGTAGGTCCTGCTTTGGGTCAGCACGGCGTTAATATCATGGATTTCTGCAATCAGTTTAATGAGCGCACCCGTGAACAACAAGGTCTCGTCATTCCGGTAATCATTACAATTTATGAAGATCGCAGCTTTTCCTTTGAAACCAAAACCCCTCCCGCCGGCGTGTTGTTGAAGCGTGCTGCCAAATTAGCAAAAGCATCCGCTGAACCCAACAAGACCAAAGTCGGTTCTGTTACCGACGCACAGATTGAAGAGATTGCTACGTTAAAAATGCAAGATCTTAATGCCGCCAGCCTAGAAACAGCCAAAAGTATGGTGCGCGGCAGTGCGCGGAGCATGGGCATAACCATCGATACCAAATCATAA
- a CDS encoding 50S ribosomal protein L1, which yields MAKHSKRVDAFRKQIDKHTYHTVEECCSLAKENATAKFDETIELAFLLGVDPRHADQMVRGSVALPHGTGKQVRVVVFCEQEDQIAAATEAGAEAVGSEELVTRIQGGWTDFDAAVATPAMMRLVGRLGKILGPRGLMPSPKAGTVTNEVGQAVSEIKAGKIEFRVDKNANIHVPIGKASFTQEQILENAVSVIEIIFKSRPSACKGTYLKACTMSSTMGPGLRMDPAALTSQYR from the coding sequence ATGGCTAAACATAGCAAACGCGTTGACGCTTTTAGAAAACAAATTGACAAACACACGTACCACACCGTAGAAGAATGCTGCAGCCTCGCCAAGGAAAACGCTACTGCAAAATTTGACGAGACAATTGAACTTGCTTTTCTACTGGGCGTGGATCCCCGTCATGCGGACCAAATGGTTCGTGGTTCCGTAGCTTTGCCGCACGGAACGGGTAAACAAGTACGGGTTGTTGTTTTTTGTGAACAGGAAGATCAAATTGCGGCGGCTACCGAAGCCGGCGCAGAAGCCGTGGGCAGTGAAGAACTTGTTACGCGAATCCAAGGCGGTTGGACTGATTTCGACGCCGCAGTGGCAACCCCTGCCATGATGCGCCTTGTCGGTCGCTTAGGTAAAATCCTGGGACCACGGGGACTGATGCCGAGCCCGAAAGCGGGTACCGTCACCAATGAGGTCGGTCAAGCGGTCAGTGAAATTAAAGCAGGTAAAATTGAATTTCGTGTCGACAAAAACGCAAACATTCATGTGCCTATTGGCAAAGCATCTTTCACCCAAGAACAAATTCTTGAAAATGCGGTCAGTGTTATCGAAATTATATTTAAGTCTCGGCCGAGCGCTTGCAAAGGCACCTATTTAAAAGCCTGTACAATGAGCAGTACCATGGGCCCCGGCTTACGCATGGATCCCGCAGCGCTCACTTCCCAGTATCGCTAA